The Aeromonas jandaei genomic interval TATTAGCCGCAGTGTTGCCCAGGTTGAACAGCCGCTCGCCGCGCTTGAGTGGTTCGGGGCGGGGATCCATCTCCACCAGCTTGGCGAAGTGGGGCGCATCAACCGTGACCCGGGCAAACGGGCCGCTGCCGCCGCTATTGAGGCGGGTGAGATCCTGCCCCATGGCGTTGTGCACCAGAATATGGTCACCGTCGATCAGCAGATCCCGCGGATTCTGGCCCGGCAGGTGACGCAAGAGCTGGGTCGCCTTGGCGCCCCCCTGAAACTTTTTGCGGCGGTGGCGGTTGCTGTTCTGCTTGCCGCTGCGCGACAGGTCAAACACCAGCAGATCTTCCGAGCCCGCTAGGGTCAGATAGACCCGCTTGCCATCGGCGGCGAAGCGCGCAGCGAACGGGTTGGAGACAATTTGGCTGCGGTTGCCGACGCTTGGCAGATTGATCTGCAAAAAGAGCTGTTTTCTTTCATCGACCCGCTCTTTCTCCTCATCGAGATCGATGATGGAGACTGCCGGAAAGACGGTGCTCTGAAACTGGAAGGGGTGATCGAAGCTCCACAGCACATGTGGCAACCAGGCCTCGCTGCCATCGGGGGAGAGGGCGATGCCATCGAGCAGGCGCGGCAAGCCCTGGGAGTCGCTCGTTTTTCCACTAGGAGGCACGCTGTGGGTTTCAGCCAGGGTGATGAGCTTTGGCTTGGGAAGCGAGGAGCCCTTGGCGCCGTGGCCAAGCCTGGCGAGATCATAGATGGCGAGCTGGCCGGTCATGGCGTGGGTTAGCAGCAGGCGATCATCGTCGGTCAATGCCAGCCCGCGGGGTGTCTCGGCAGTGGCCGCATCCAGTTGCAGCTTGCCCGCGGTGTCGTAGGCCTGCAGGCGAGCGGATTCGAACAGCGTGACCCAGAACCACTGCCGCTTGGCATCGAAGATGACCCCGTAGGGTCTATGGCCGGTGGGGATCGCCTTTTCTAGATCGAGATCATCATCCAGCAGCAGCAGGCGATCGCCGCTGTAGTCGGTGACCAGCAGGGTGCCATCATCGGCGCGGGCAAGCTGGCGTAGATCGCCCCCCAGCTGCACCTCTTTTAGCCGCTTGCCGCTATCGCGCTCAAGCAGGGTGACCGAGCCAGCGCTCAGGTTGGCGGTGACCAGGCGCGGAGCGTTCCCCTCGTCATAGGCAATCATGGCTGCGCCTATCTCCTGGGCCGAGGCGGTCCCCAGCAGCAGGGCGGTCAACATCAGGGATAACAACAACTTCAACATAAGATCAGGAGCGCCATTTCAAGATCGGCCCAGCGCCAGGCGTGGCGCATCACCAGAGGAGTGAGCAGCAGTGCGCTCAGCCAGTGGGCCCAGCTGGCGAGGTTGCCCATGGCATCGCCCGGAGTGCCGTGCAGCACCAGTAGCAGGCCGCTGGCCAGACAGACCAACAGCAGGGCTTCGATAATCCGCCCCGTGGTGCGCAAAAAAGGTTTGTTGCTGCGGTTCAACAAGTTGCGATGGGAGAGCCAGAAGACGCCAAACAGCAGTGGGAACAGGGTGAGCGAGAGCATCATATGCAAAAACAGATTCCAGCGCGCCAGCGGCCAGAGCGGGGTCAGTGGCTCCCACAGCAGCATGCCGGAGAAGAACATCAGGTAGAGGGAGCCCTCGGCAGCCTGATGGTGATAGGCCAGCCACTGCCAGAATTGTCGGGGGGCGAGGGAAAGGGTTGTCATAACAGCTCCAACACCCGGGCAATCGGCCCGGGGGGAGCAAGTTTATATCGGGGTAAGCGTAATGAAAAGAGTTATCAATTGTATTGCTGATGAATATAAGCTGAATCGCGCCAGTTAAGATCCAACGCTATTTGTGTTCAGCCATTCGCTCAGTGATCGCATAAATCAGCGCCGCCATCGAGAAGGCGAGAAACACTACTACAGACCACTTCATCTCCACTTCGTTGGTAATGCCGTCTTCGAGGAAGGCTTTGAGCACCTCCACCCCGGCAATGGTGACCAGGGAGTTGATGACGATGAGCTTGAGGGAAGCAAAGTTGATCTTGCTGAGCCAGTTGTTGCCAAGCGCTTCGCGCTGCTCCTGGGTCTGGATGAACTGCACGTAGCCGCAGACCGCCACCAGGATCAGCATCTGGGCCACCAGCACAAAGTCCACCAGCGTCAGCACGCCGGTGATGAGATCCATGTAGGGGATCTCGATGATATTGACGCAGAGTGAATAGAGCTGCATGAAGAACTTGACCATCAGCAGGGCGACACAGAGCAGGATGCAGACGTAGAAGGGGTACATCATCATCTTGCTGCCATTGAGCATGAGATTGAACTGGCGCATAAAAACTCCAAGATAAGGAAACAGGGTGATTATGACGTGAACTGCATCCGAAGACAGCGCTCTGTGTTGATGACGGCTGCTTTTATCTGCTTGATTCGATAATGACAGGGCGGTGTTGAGGGCAGAGCAGCTGTCATGCTCTTTATATAGGGATGTAGAGAGTGTTTCCGAGCTCGGCGCATACAGCCAGGAACAAAGCGGCTCTGCTGATAATTAATGCTAAAACCTGCAAGAGAGATACGAAAAAGCCCAGCCAAAAGGCTGGGCTTTAGAATGTGGCTCCCTCGACAGGACTTGAACCTGTGACATACGGATTAACAGTCCGCCGTTCTACCGACTGAACTACGAGGGAATTGGCTCCTCCTACTGGACTTGAACCAGTGACATACGGATTAACAGTCCGCCGTTCTACCGACTGAACTAAGGAGGAATTGCCTGTCTCGTTGAGACGGGGCGAATATTAATGACCAGAAAGACGGGTGTCAACCCGCGAACTCCCCGAAAATCGGATTTTCGGACTGTTTGCCCAAAAGTTGCGCTTTGCGGTTTATTTTCAGCACAATCAGTCCCTTGCCCATAACCGTTGATGTCATTCATCGACATGCTACCTTGGGCTCTGTGGCAATCATGTGGCGAACATGTCGGCAACGTGCAAGGGGGCGAAAAGCCATTGTGGTGGCAAACGTGGCGCGAAAAAGGGTGGTCGAATCGATAAAGTTCGGGGATTTGGCTGGAAATGAGTCAAATGATGCCGGATTGTGGTATTCATTGATCCTGCCCATCG includes:
- a CDS encoding YqhA family protein, whose amino-acid sequence is MRQFNLMLNGSKMMMYPFYVCILLCVALLMVKFFMQLYSLCVNIIEIPYMDLITGVLTLVDFVLVAQMLILVAVCGYVQFIQTQEQREALGNNWLSKINFASLKLIVINSLVTIAGVEVLKAFLEDGITNEVEMKWSVVVFLAFSMAALIYAITERMAEHK